DNA from Scheffersomyces stipitis CBS 6054 chromosome 1, whole genome shotgun sequence:
TCTAAGATATGGATCGATTATGCATCCGTGTATGCTTCAAGAGAAGATTATTCTACTGCCAACTTGATCTATCTGAAAGCAGTTGAATCACAGTTCAGAGATCTCGACGAACTAGCTGAATTATACATCCAATGGAGTGAAATGTTGCTACAAAGTAACTTTGACGATGCCGACCTGAGATCTTTACTGGTTATTGAAGACGTGcttctcaagaagtttgatCCTGATTTAGACAAGCATGCAAAGCAGAGTGTCCAGTTCAGAATCCACCGCTCAACTAAACTATGGATGTTCTATCTTGACTTGCTAGAATCATTTATTGAGGACAAAGATCTGACTTCCGAGATAGAAAAGGTCATAAAGGCATACGATAAGATGATAGAAATGAAGATCGCAACAGCACGTACCATCATAAACTACGCTCAATTCTTGCAAAGCTGGAAATACTTCGAGAAATCATTTAAAGTCTACGAGAGCGGATTGACTTACTTTAAAGATTCAGAAGTGCGGTACCACATTTGGAAGTTGTACTTACCGGAGATATTGCAAAGAGAAAATATCGGAATAGAGAGAATAAGAGACTTATTTGAGATGTGCTTATTCGGAAATGAAAACGATGTAGGAATCCCAGCTCACCTAAGCAAGGATTTGATTCTCCAATACTTTCAATTCGAAAAGGGTAAAGGGTTCCTCATGAACAGCATTCGTATTTTGAAAAGTGGAATACAGAAACTTCGAAAGGAGTGGCTGGAGCAGAATGTATCAAGAAATGTCAGAAACAATCTAGCAATCGATAAGTTCGATCTCTACAAGAAAGTCTTTGAAACCATCGGTATTCTACAAGATACAGACGAAACCAGAAATGCTTACGAACTGGCTGTTCAGGATGACCTGTTGACACTACCACAAATAATTGAAGTCACTAACTCTTTCATCAACTTTGAGAAGTCGCTCAAGCAATTAGACAGAGTTAGAGCgttgttcaagtttgtGACGAGACTATCGGCACCAGATGCAATTATTATGAAACAAGTCTGGGAGGCGTGGGAACAgtttgaagttgaatatgGCAGCGAAGCTACATTCAAAGATATGTTGCGGTTCAAAAGAACTGTTGTGGAGGAATATGCTAGAAATGAATTACTTAAGAACTCCCTTAATCCCATGGGTTTTGTCAAATCGTCTACTGGTCCTAAGGTGAGTTCCATTAATGCTCTGGAAGAAAGCGAGCCACAGAAAGTAAACGAGGAGGCTAATCCTGATCAAATAGAGATGGATATGGATGACTTATAGGGTTTTGTACATAATGTAATTGCAAATACATATTGAATCAGTCGATTTCAATATATGATACCTTGTCCTATTAATAAATGGAAATAAATAGTGAACTAATAGAAATAAACGTATAAATAATAAATGCAAACTAAAATATAAACACGAAACGAAAAGTCATATAGCCGTTACCAGAACTCGATATACCATCATCAGATACAAATAGATCGGAATCAGAATCTACCAAAAGAATCCTTCCACTTCTCCACAAACGCATCAAGGTTGGCGACTTGGTCTGCGGTTTTGTTCAACCGTATagacttgttcaacttgattaGTTCCTGAAAACTGTTCCAATTGATATGGTAGAATTGGAATGTCACCACCAAGAAAGTCAGGACAATCTTCATGTTATTCTTGTCTTTCGATTTGACTGAATTGGAGTGAATAatcaacaattgcaataaTTTGATCATCAATTGTAATGCAGAAGAATTGATATCAACAAAGTCGTCACTTCCACTGACAGAAGTGCGAGGAGTGATGTTATCACTATTGTTAATAttactgttgttgttgccgtcagacaagttggaagcACAACTCAAGTTTGAACTAGAAGAAG
Protein-coding regions in this window:
- a CDS encoding predicted protein encodes the protein MAWKIDELIDDSDLVYERDLARDANQESIWLDYYNHKLAKHVNSPETKQTYRELVFVLERAVRQLPHSHQLWSRYYEVIGEPDETASQKQIQLFSRIYERATANSSELDAWLVYLQFLTEFCNYEVTLIRRTFDKALLAVNSKYHYHIWKQYVKFADSVGGPTAAAIYKRYSQYIDPEILAKKSLETNFPTSIEVQSLYDFIDKFKELGAQSEVRNIYEQLLASPEKYKSLGTPLKFLQEYIDFLSKREEEENFDIQEKSSLIESLILQAIQLDPENLGEIYKGFSRYLQTPNVSIDARYYFEKGLKNCLTVRDFEIIYRLYTNYQEEKLVQLRDDIKKYPTEDSYSIEFNFRIHCLETLIDNRPILLNDMSLRQDRNNLDAWFKRVDIYGENLNQILKVYVSAISSINPFQAHSASGIEANKLSKIWIDYASVYASREDYSTANLIYSKAVESQFRDLDELAELYIQWSEMLLQSNFDDADSRSLSVIEDVLLKKFDPDLDKHAKQSVQFRIHRSTKLWMFYLDLLESFIEDKDSTSEIEKVIKAYDKMIEMKIATARTIINYAQFLQSWKYFEKSFKVYESGLTYFKDSEVRYHIWKLYLPEILQRENIGIERIRDLFEMCLFGNENDVGIPAHLSKDLILQYFQFEKGKGFLMNSIRILKSGIQKLRKEWSEQNVSRNVRNNLAIDKFDLYKKVFETIGILQDTDETRNAYESAVQDDSLTLPQIIEVTNSFINFEKSLKQLDRVRALFKFVTRLSAPDAIIMKQVWEAWEQFEVEYGSEATFKDMLRFKRTVVEEYARNELLKNSLNPMGFVKSSTGPKVSSINASEESEPQKVNEEANPDQIEMDMDDL